Within Neoarius graeffei isolate fNeoGra1 chromosome 21, fNeoGra1.pri, whole genome shotgun sequence, the genomic segment tataaacctatgtaaacaggaaaaacgtggaagagtttggtcgcatctaactacagccccaaaaaataccattggccatgctgagcctagctacattgctaacaggagtaacagcacatctgactgactgggaggtcgcgcaaagctcggagaggtacggatcagctcgtctcaattcagagaacatcatatttcattatggaaaatacggtggactgttcctttaaaagtcACAGGAAAATGGTGAAAGAGAAAAGAAGCTCTTGCTCTTTTTATCACATATTTGAAATCATTTAATATTCCATCCTATTAAACACCACTGTAACGGGATCAGCAATGTCCCCCTGTGAGGTCACCACGAGACTCAACCTGTTACTTCACACAGGAATAAAGAAGATATCGCATCAACTAGTATGTAGCACAATAATCACTAAGCACAAATATTTCAATACATGAAATATATAATGAGTTTTAGGGTGGAGATTTCCTTTAAATGCCTAATTTATGACCATAAATTACAAGTGTAGTTGGTCTGTTTGAGTACGTTTTACAGCACGTAAATATAAAAGAAACAAGATGCAAAGAGCTCATGCACTGTATAATGATCACTGGATCACTACAATTGGATGTAGGCatacaagtaaacaaacaaatagtTGGGGCGGGGCGATGAACGGGGCGGGGCTTACAGACGCCTCATGGTTAGTGCAGCACTGTGGCCACGCCCAAACACGTCTGTAACGTTTAATAGCTAGCCAACAACCAGCAAAATATAACACGGTAAGTATTTAAATGGTAGCTATTTTTGCATGAGCCATGATTTAACGATAACATTATACACCACTATACGTTTGATAGAGAGTAAAAATAGTTTTATAATTTACGAAAGCACCTTTCTGCTAGCTAGTGCTAAAAATGCTAACCTCAAGGCCGAATCATCCACTGTTTTAAAACAActaaaataagaaaaaaagtAATAACCGTGAACAGGTTAAATTATCTACAGTCGTTCACTCTATCAAAAAAGCCATACGTCCTACACATAAGTCCCATGTTGCGAGCATGAAGCTAATAAAAGTACTCTATTGCTAAATTAAAACATGCAAAGTGTGAAGTTCCCTCCTTACCAATGGCATCCATAGCTGGGTGAAGCCGGAACTGCTTCCTGCTTCCGGTTTGACCCTTTCAACGCAAAAGTCCTCCTGCGGCCTCAGTCAAACTCTCATTAAAAACGGGAAACGTGATACATTGGGTGGGAAAGAAATACTGCAAACGTCTGCCTGTCGTTTTGACAGCGAATTTGGTCGAAAGACAAGGCCCCATTTTTAATTACCACACACATCTGTCTACTCACCAGCAGGGGGCAGACGTGCACTCACATCACCAGTAATATGGATGCCAGTGAGGTGTTTACATGCGAAGTTTGTGAGTTTTCCACTGCATACACCTTCTACGGCAGGAAACCACCAAAAACCAGAAACATTGGGTATGTATAATCTCAACAACTGATAATCTTGTCTGTGTTCCACATTCTAATGTCACATAAAATCTAATCAGAGGTGTCTGATCCATTAGTAGGCTGACATGTGACTATAAGAGCCAGAGCATTTTAATTCAAGATTAATGCAGTTTGCTTAATGAGCATTAATTCACCTAAAATCTAAAGGCAGCCTTCTGTAAAAGTTTTTCATGGTGCAGTTATTTCCTGCCCTGTTGGTTttaatagtctctctctctctctctctctctctctctctctctctgtgatatACATAAAatagttgtttttttaaatattatttgtATCACAAACAttcaataattaattaattttcctTTATTTAGTGTACACATTGGTGTAATCAGTCTTTAACccaactacactgtaaaaaaaaatcttgtcaaatttacagtgaaaaactggcagctgtggttgccattttttcaccgtaaaaaatacagtgacagtgtatatggctttacggtaaggtatatcaacacttgtaaaaacaacagtttgaaaatgttcaattttacaggtattcaatgtacaataatcaatacataactgttaattttacggatattcattgtacaataaacaatgattcaaaatgatggttacaagcaatgatctactagacagatatattttttagaatcttttttgggcttttttcacctttattggataggacagtgcagagacaggaaatgagctggagagagagacggggagggatcgggaaatgacctcaggtcaggatcgaacccgggtccccggattcatggcatgacgccttagtcgactgagccacaacgGTGGgcatgttttaatttttttaacagggcaatgatgtaattttaactatcacattctgttttagtattacagtttgtctgtgtttaaactacaacaatttgtaaattctacaaaaaaatatgatcaattcaacatattcttactgttaaattaacagtggtatttggttaggagttttacagtatattgatgtaaattacacactgcttcattgtttttgtatttacagtttttttatgtcatgattttacataaattcactgttaattctacggacattttttacagtgtatattaGAAGTTCAAAATCTTACACATACCAGTCTTGCCCCTATCTCTGTCATCATAAATTAATTCATTCtacttcagtaagcactttatcctgatcaggtgcACAGTGGATTCAGAGCCAGAAACACTGAACATGAGGCAGGATTACACTTTTcttgatgggatgccagtccagtcAGGGCCCCAtgcgcacgcatgcacacacattcacacttaggGACAATTTAGTGTAACCAGTCCACCTATATGCATGTTTTTGGAAcatggagaacctggaggaaagccACATAGACACAAGGACACGCAAAACTCCATGCAGCCATGGCTGAACTGATCTTATTTGGATGGTGGACCATTCCCCAGCAGACCAACAGTGACACTGAATGGTACTGGCTGGTATGAGTGACTGAGTGTATCAGGTACATCAGTTAAACCTTACTAGACAGACCTACCTTGTTAATGAACCTCATGTGTGTACAGTTATGGTGTTGTagcttggtggcacggtggtgtagtagttagcactgtcacctcacagcaagaagcttctgggtttgaaccccatggccgacaggtgcctttctgtgtggagtttgcatgttctccacgtgtctgcgtgggtttcctccagatgctccggtttcccccacagttcaaagatatgcaaaTTAGgtgaaatacccagccactgaggttgtacaagacagtgcatgctTGGTGCCGGtctcaagcctggatagactggggagggttgcatctggTTTAAAACCTATGTCAGATCAAATATGTAGAAcaaatctgctgtggtgaccccgaatgggagcagccgaaagaagaagaattgTTTGTGTTAAGGGTGGCCACCTTACAGTCTCAGGGTCCTGTGGCAAACTGCACATACGGTTGTACAACTGTTCAACAGATGGGCTGCAATGAATCATTGTATACCTACAAACAGCACCTTATAAAATAACCAGTGAGGGTCGCTGCAAAGTAGGTGTACCAAGTAAACACACAACTTCTTGTACATGTTTGTTGTGCCCTTGTTAAATGCATATCTACACCCCTTTTCTTCAGGCTTCTGGAAGACTGCTATGGCATTTCTGATCCCTTCACTCCAAGCAAGGACAAATTCCTTATATTGGGCTCCAAATGCAGTTTGTGTAACAAGACTGTATGTGTTGGCACGGTATGCTCTAAATATCTCCTTTCATTGACATGGCTAGCTAGTATACTGACTGTTATGTCTGTTCTAATTGTATTGCATAAAGAGGTTTTATACTGATCGTTacagttttaagatttattgctgCAAAGAAAATCTGAGAAGCATCTCATCACATTAATAGCATTTATTCAGAAAGACGCATTGACATTTTTGCATATGTGTATGCTTTATTCAGGACTGCAGCATCTTCTACACCAAACGCTTCTGCTTACAATGTGTGAGGGAAAACTTGGGGCAGTTTCCAGAGCAGATTCAGATAGAAATAGAGAAGAAAACAACAGCTCAGAAAAGTTAACATCAAGCAGAGACACTCAATATTGCTGTGGACAGAAGATATTTTGGACTtaatagtttttgtttgtttgtttgtttgtttgtttttgtttgtttgtttgtttttgtttttatatgaTAGTCTGAATTCTAACCTGTTTAATAAACTGGATGTATTTTTGCCTATGGCCTAAACACAGATTTAGACATTTTACATCTCATATAAGAGGAAGCTGCTGAAAAGAGGGATCCTTCTTGGGAATCGAAGAGCCTGATTTGATTCATGAATCCTAACTTCAGAAATTGTAACAATGAATTGACTTGGTTTTCCATTGAGGATGCTTCAAGAAATTTCAGCATGCAGAACATATCTGATATTCACCTACCGTTCCCATATACTTTTGGATGAACAGTGAATAAAGGAAATGCAGAGTGGACTCTGTTGTCACTGCAAGAAACATGGAATTACAAGCACGGACTGAGAATTAAAGCATCCTCTGCCGTATAATCAATCCATTGCTAAGATACTGCTATCACACAACCTGTATATTGCACAGTATTAAAACTCGATATTAGTAATGAATTATGCTGTGTGTTTTGTTCTGTTTGATGTAAAAATTAGTTGTGTGCTTTACGAATTATATATAATGTGTTTATAATATATTAATTATAACCCCACTCACCCCTCCTTTGGgcagtattcccccccccccccccccccccccccccaagctcgggtcctctaccagaggcctggaaaTTTGAGGGTCCTGCTCAGTATCTTAGTTGTTCTGAGGACTgcacttttctggacagagatcttggatgttgttcctgggatgtgTTGGAGCCACTCTCACAAGTTGGGGTTCACTGCACCGAGGGCTCCTGTCACCATgaggaccactgttgtcttcatcttccacatcttttctagctcttctttcagcccttgatacttcttgagcttctcaagttccttttccctgatgttattgtcacttaatattgccacatctatcaccacagccttgttctcccatttgtccaccactaccatgtcttgttggttagccattaccagtttgtctgtctgtatctggaagtcccacaggatcttagcttggtcacTTAACCACTTTTGGAGGTGTGTCCCATTTTGACCTTGGGATTTCCAGTCCATACTcggcacagatgtttctgtacactatgccagTCACTTGGTTATGGCGTTCCATGTACGCTCTTCCTGCTAGtatcttacaccctgctgttatgtgctAGATTGTCTCgggggcatctttgcacagtctgcgccTGGGGTCCTGCCTCGTGTGATAGACCCCAGCCTCTATCTATCTTGTGCTGAGGGACTTTTATGTCTATGCTTGGTATGCTTTTAGTCTATGCTTGGTATACTAatcgtttgtttgtgtgtgtgtgtgtgtgtgtgtgtgtgtgtgtatatatatatatatatatatatatatatatatatatatatatatatacacacacacacacacacacacacacacacacacaaagtaatgGCAACAGCAAACACTGGACTCCAGAATACAATGTACCAATATAAAATTGTCCTGAGTTACAGCAGAGACTCAGCTTGGCTAGTTAGCGAGCTACAAGCTGCCAATCATGATGGTGTTGATGGAGATATTTGGATGATATTTGATGCTTTGGGAAGCTGATAagtttgagcagagtgtacagatgaggagaTGAGTGCACTAGAGTAAaagactaaagtgctgctgcattaTGACTTAATCTTTAAGTCGTTCATGGTGAATTTTTCCTTTAAGTAAACCTCAGATGAACCAATTAGAGATCTTGAGAAAATGGCCTTCACATTTATAAATGATGTACTGTTTTGTCATTATTGCTGATgtctaaaggttctgactgcagagttgaattctgggcaattaTTCTGTTTCTatggctgttggagtttcgagatgttttgctgctgcacacactgtgtatcctatgtgtaaatgctTTGCTGAGATACAAAGTGTCCCGCATGttacgattctggagattgccgaagcaagtgaggaacaatatcatgtgaccaccgtggggtgttttgacctacttttaatcggaacaagtcggcatgggcaaacatggcgggctCTGCTCTCCTGcgagctaaaagccagcggaaaagaaaaggaaaaagaaacctGCCTAATGAGTGCAACTACAAGATAGAGCTAGGTTAGATggcgtcatttttctggacagataactaaatcattctagctagtgcttagctatcttagccttagaatgcatgggctcgactctacggtagcgagtatggagttatacatctaatcttttgatcttacagataaacaaatgataacacaaaagcagtaacagaggaaaaagatatatttgtcttttttcACAAATTTATTCATGCAGTCACGATCGTGTGACGCAGTTCCGTAGTTATGCTAATTAATTAAAGCTCCTCACATTcagctgtggcggcacggtggtgtagtggttagcgctgtcgcctcacagcaagaaggtcctgggttcgagccccgtggccggcgagggcctttctgtgcggagtttgcatgttctccccgtgtccgcgtgggtttcctctgggtgctccggtttcccccacagtccaaagacatgcaggttaggttaactggtgactctaaattgactgtaggtgtgagtgtgaatgattgtctgtgtctatgtgtcagccctgtgatgacctggcgacttgtccagggtgtaccccgcctttcacccgtagtcagctgggataggctccagcttgcctgcgaccctgtagaaggataaagcggctagagataatgagatgagacattcagctgtttccgtagggccatactgattacctcaagaggtaggaaaacggtcccaaaatggagaaaagcgaccctcagcacgTCAAAATGATCGCATCTCATCCACATATTATTTTTGCGAGacacaggaaaatgccatgcacagtaAATTGTGAAAATTCAcaatttgaaaatttcagatgactttgcagtcagcacctctaAGTAATTGGGCAAATGGACAGTGTTAGTTGTCAGGTGCATATTGACCACCCAGTAAACTGCAAGGTTTCATCTCATGTCATAGTTTTTAATCATATATGATAATGACAATGTAGGCCAAAGTTTTTTGAATGCATAATAAAAACACAAGCCAGGACAGCTATCATTTCTCAGTCAATGTTCTGTTTTGACCACTAGTTGTCAG encodes:
- the cdpf1 gene encoding cysteine-rich DPF motif domain-containing protein 1; this encodes MDASEVFTCEVCEFSTAYTFYGRKPPKTRNIGLLEDCYGISDPFTPSKDKFLILGSKCSLCNKTVCVGTDCSIFYTKRFCLQCVRENLGQFPEQIQIEIEKKTTAQKS